GTCGACGGAGCGGACCGCACCGATCATCTCCGAGGCGAACAGGATGTTCTTGGTCGGCACGACGTCGAGGAGCAGGTCGATACCGGGCTGGTGGTAAACGCAGGTGTCGAAGAAGACGTTGTTCAGCACGTGCTCCTCCAGCTCCGGCTTGCCCAGCGCCATCGCGAGCCCCCGGAAGCGGCCCCAGTGGTACGGGACGGCTCCGCCGCCGTGCGGGATGATCAGCTTGAGGGTCGGGAAGTCCTTGAACAGGTCGCCCTGGACGAGCTGCATGAACGCGGTGGTGTCCGCGTTGAGGTAGTGCGCGCCGGTGGTGTGGAACGCCGGGTTGACGCTGGTGCTGACGTGGATCATCGCCGGGATGTCGTACTCGGCCATCTTCTCGTAGAGGGGGTACCACGAGCGGTCCGTCAGCGGCGGGGCGGTCCAGTGGCCACCGGAGGGGTCCGGGTTGAGGTTCAGCGCGACCGCGCCGTACTCCTCCACGCAGCGGGTCAGCTCCGGGACGCAGGTGGCGGGGTCGACGCCGGGGGACTGCGGGAGCATCGCGGCGGGGGCGAAGCGCTCGGGGTAGAGGGTGCTGACGCGGTGGCAGAGCTCGTTGCAGATCGCGGCCCACTGGGAGGAGGTGGCGAAGTCGCCTATGTGGTGGGCCATGAAGGACGCACGGGGGGAGAAGACCGTCAGGTCGATGCCGCGCTCGTCCATCAGGCGGAGCTGGTTGGACTCGATGGTCTCGCGCAGCTCGTCGTCGCTGATGCGGAGGTCCGCGGCGACGGGGGCGGGGACGGCGGGGTCGGCGAGCGACGCCACCTGCCGGCCGCGCCAGGCCTCCAGGGCGGGCGGGGCGGTGGTGTAGTGACCGTGACAGTCGATGATCATCTGCGGGTTACCTCGGGAGGGGGAGGCGGGGTGATGTGTACGCCAACCTAACCGCTGACGAAATTGTTGACAATCCCCTCACGGACAAAAGGTTCCCCGCGCCCCTACCCAGGGGCGCGGGGCTGTGTCGATGTGCGGCTGCGCCGCGTGGGCGCAATCTTTCAGGGGGGTCCGGGGGCGCAGCCCCCGGGTCGGGACGGGTAGGGGCGGCGGGGGCGAGGAAACCCCCCGCCGATCACCCCCGCCCCCTCCGTGTCAAAACGTCCCGCACCCGATCCCACGGCCCCCACACCCGCGCAGCCACCTTGACCAGGGGCGCCGAGGACGGCGCCCCCACCCGCGGCCGCGTCGGCGCCCGTGCCTCCACCTCCCGCACCCGTCCCCCCAGCTCCCGCAACTCCTCCGGCGGACACATCGCCTCCAGCCGCGGAAACAGCCGCTGCTCCACCTCCACCACATGCCGCGTCACCTCGGTGACCAGCGGCAACAGCAACCGCCCGAACTCCTCGTCCGCCGCCTCCCGCTCCTCCAGCCCCGCCAGGATCCCCGCCACCTCCCGGTGCCCGGCCAGCTCCCGCTCCGCCCACTCGTCCCCGTCCAGCACATGCCGCCGCACCGCCGGATACAGATACTCCTTCTCGGCCACCGCATGGCGTACGAGGACGATGCCGGCCCGCTCGACCAGGGTCTTCCGCTCGGCACTGCCGGGCGGGGCGGACCGGATGCGGTCGAACAGCCGCTGCACCTCCCGGTGGTCCGCCGTGAGTTCCTCGATGATTCCGCCGTGTCCGCCCACTGCCACTCCCTCCGAAGAAGACCCGCACTAGAAAGCCACCCGCACCCGAAAGCCACCCGCACCAGAAAGGACCCGCACCCGAAAGCCACCCGCACCGCTCGTCCCCGTGTGCCCTCGCCCCGCCCCCGCCATGCAGGCCCCGCACCCCCCTGGCCCGAACGGGATTGAAACCCGCGGCCCCCGGGTACCCCCGGGCCTGCCGCGCGGACCGGTCGGCCGGGCGTGCGCGAAGGACGGCATCGAGGCGGAGGGAGCGTGGTGCGGGCATGCTGCTCGGGCGACGGAGGGCGAGAGCCGAGGCGAGGGCCCGACAGGGCGCCTTCCGGACCTATGTGGTCGTGGACCGCCGTACACCCGTGTCCGAGCTGGCCGGACAGCTGCTGCGCAAGGCCTTCCCCGACCACTGGTCCTTCCTGCTGGGCGAGATCGCCCTCTACAGCTTCGTGCTGCTGGTCATCACCGGCACGTTCCTGACCCTGTTCTTCGACCCCAGCCTCGCCGAGGTGCCCTACCGGGGCTCGTACGAGCCGTTGCAGGGCCTGCTGGTCTCCAAGGCGTACGAGTCGACGCTGCACATCAGCTTCGACGTGCGCGGCGGACTGCTGATCCGGCAGATGCACCACTGGGCGGCGCTCGTCTTCGTCGCCGCCATCGGCGTGCACATGCTGCGGATCTTCTTCACCGGCGCGTTCCGCAGGCCCCGCGAGACCAACTGGCTCGTCGGCGTGACGCTGTTCCTGCTCGCCCTCCTGGAGGGCTTCTGCGGCTACTCGCTTCCCGACGACCTGCTCTCCGGCACCGGCCTGCGCACCGCGTACTCCATCGTGCAGTCGATCCCGGTCGTCGGGACCTATCTCGCCTTCTTCCTGTGGGGCGGCCAGTACCCGGGGGAGGCGATCGACCGGCGGCTCTACATCGTGCACGTGCTCTTCGTGCCCGGACTGATCGCGGCGCTGGTCGTGCTGCACCTGATCATGGTGGTCTACCTCAAGCACACCCAGTGGCCGGGCAAGGGCAAGACCAACCGCAACGTGGTGGGCAAGCCGCTCTTCCCCGTCTACACCGCCAAGTCCATCGGTCTGAACTTCATGGTCTTCGGCCTGATCACCGGGATGAGCGCGGTCGCGCAGATCAATCCGATCTGGACCTACGGCCCCTTCCGCGCCGACCAGGTCTCCACCGACGCCCAGCCCGACTGGTACGTCGGCTTCCTGGAGGGCGCGCTGCGGCTGATGCCCGGCGTCGAGTGGAACGTGGCCGGGCACACCTTCATGTGGAACGTCTTCCTGCCGGCCGTGGTGCTGCCCGCCCTGCTGTTCCTCGTGCTGTACCTCTATCCGTTCTTCGAACGCTGGGTGACCGGCGACATGGTGGAGCACCATCTGTGCGACCGGCCGCGCGACCGGCCCGTCCGCACCGGCCTCGGCGTCGCCGCCGTCGTCGGGTACGCGGTGCTGCTCATGGCCGGCGGCAACGACGTGATCGCCACCGAGTTCCGGATCTCCGTCAACCTGCTGACCTGGATCTTCCGGGCACTGCTGTTCATCGGCCCGGTCGTCGCCTTCATGGTCACCAGGCGGGTCTGTCTCGCGCTCCAGCGCCATGAGCGGCAGCTCCTGGAGGAGGGGGAGGAGACCGGGCAGGTCCAGCAGGACGTGGCCGGCGGGATGAGCGAGACCCACGAACCGCTGGAGTCGGAGGAGCGCTACCGGCTGCTGGTGCGGGAGATCCCGCTGCCGCTGGAGAAGCCCGGGCCGGGCGCGCCGCTGCGCGAGCGGCTGCGGGCCGCGCTCAGCACCTGGTACTACAAGGACCGGGTCGAGCTGCCCACCACCGACGAGGAGCGTCTGCAGATCGCCGGCCGCACGGCCGACCCGGTCGCGGGCGGACCCGGGGGAGAGGACTGACGCGCTCCCGGGCGTACGACGCGGGGCCGGCGTGACCGGGGCGGACGGGTGTCCGCGGGTCGCGCCGGCCCTGAGCCGGTTCGGGGGAACCGTTACCGGTTGTGATGTTGCTTGCGCTTGTTCATGCCGACCGTCAACCCCATCGCGGCCAGCCCCAGCAGCGCGGTGACGGCGCCCGTCACCACATTGCTCCAGATGACGCCGTTCGATGCGGTGTGAGTGACGGTGACCACCCAGGGGGAGATCACCAGCCAGACGCCGAGCGGTACGAGCACCCACGCCATGCGGAGCATGCGTTCCGGAGCCAGGGTGAGACCGAGGGCGATCAGGGCGACGGCCAGCCCGACGATCAGGTTGTTCGTGCGGAGATTGGGCGCGGTTGACGAGAAGTGGATCACCCAGGGCGAGATGGCCGCGTAGAGGCCCGCCATGAGGATCAGCCCTTCGAGGGCGATCGCCCGACCGCTGGACCCGGTCCGCTCGAGACGTGCGCGCATCTCGGCGATCTCGGGGTGCGTCGACATGTCCGAGTGCGAGCCCATCTCGGGGTGCGTCTGCATGTTGCCCTGGCGCGCTCCCGGCCCGTTGGAGTGCTGCGGATACGACATGACTGTCGTCTCCTCTCCGTATGGAGGTCTTTGCTCTGTGACCGTGGAGTGCCCCTGTTCGGGTGATTTATGCCCGTTTTATCCCATCTTTGGTCCTGCCTGCCGGAGACCGGCCCCCGGTCAGGGCGAGGGCCGGTCCGGGGCAGGCGTGGAGGGCGGAGCGGTCGGCAGTTCCGGCGGCGAGACCGGAGGCAGGGTGGGCAGCGGAGTGGAGGGCGGGGCCACGGTCGGGGTGGCCGCCGGCCCGCCCTTCTCGCTGGTCAGCACCTCGCCGGTGACCGCGTCCACCTGGTAGGTGCTCAGGTCGTCCTGGTGGATCTCGGCCACGGTGATCTGCCACACCGTCGCGTCGTTCTTGCCGTCGGTCAGCTCGATCTGGGTGACCTTTCCGAAGTAGGGCTCCTTGATCTTCGCCACGGCCTCCGAGGGCAGCAGCTCGGCATGGGCGAGGAGGCCGGCCACCCGCGACTTCGCCGCGGCGCTCTGCCCGGCCGGGACCTCCTCGCCCAGCACCCGGCCCTGCGTGGCGTCCATGCGGACCTCGTGCACGGTCCCGTCGGACGTGGCGACCCTGCCGTACCAGACGGGCACCGGCTCGTCGGTGCCGCGCAGGCTCATGGAGTACGGCTCGCTGTCCGGCACCTCGGCCCGCGCCTTGGTGAAGGCCTCGTCGTAGGGGAACTCGACCTGGGCCAGCACCTCGGTGGGCGGGGCGAGCCGGTAGTCGGTGCACCCCGTCAGGGTCACGCCCGCGATCAGCAGGGCGAGGAGCCCGCCCGGACCGCGGCGGCGTGCGGCCCGGGAACGCGGGCTGCGCTGCATGGGAGTCGTCCTTTCTCGGGTGCTCTGCCGGATCGTGGTACCCAGCCGGTGCGTGGCGCGCTGCCGGCCGGGCGTCCGTCAGGCGCTGTCCCGGCCGAGGTACTGGAACGCGAGTCCGAAGACGCCGCTGCCGGCGATGCCGACGCCCAGCAGGGCGAGCCAGGCGTGGTAGACGACGCCGATGGCGAGGACCGTGACGCCCAGGGCGGTGACGACCGGGTAGGGGCTGTGCGGCGGGAAGAAGTCGACCGGACCGCCGCGCTCGCGGATCTCGGAGTCCGGGCGGTCCTCCGGGCGCAGCCCCTTGCGCCGGTAGTTGACCATCGAGAAGAACGCGATGATCGCGGCCATGAGGCAGGAGACCAGCAGGGCGACCGTCCCGGCCGGCTCCCGCGAGAACCATCCGTAGGCGGTGGCGGTGACCAGGAAGAACAGCGACACACCGGCGAAGAGATAGGACTCGTGCTTCATTTGCTCTGCCCCTTCAGCGTGTCGGGCGTCGGTTCGACCTCGCCGCGCGCCTCCGGGTTCAGATACCGCTTGAACTCCGGATGGTGCAGGTCGAAGGCGGGGGAGTCGGACCGTACGCGGGGAATGGCGTCGAAGTTGTGCCGCGGCGGCGGGCAGGAGGTCGCCCACTCCAGCGAGCGGCCGTACCCCCAGGGGTCGTCGACCTCGACCTTCGGGGCGTACTGCGCGGTCTTCCAGACGTTGTAGAGGAACGGCAGCGTCGACAGGCCCAGCAGGAAGGCGCCGATGGAGGAGATGGTGTTGAGGTCGGTGAAGCCGTCGGCGGCCAGATAGTCGGCGTAGCGGCGCGGCATGCCCATCTCGCCGAGCCAGTGCTGGACCAGGAACGTCATCTGGAAGCCGACGAACAGCGTCCAGAAATGGATCTTCCCCAGCCGTTCGTCGAGCATCTTCCCGGTCAGCTTCGGCCACCAGAAGTACAGCCCGCCGAAGAGCGAGAACACGATCGTGCCGAACAGCACGTAGTGCAGATGGGCGACGACGAAGTAACTGTCGGTCAGATGGAAGTCCAGCGCCGGGGAGGCCACCAGGACACCGCTGAGCCCGCCGAGCAGGAACGTCACCAGGAAGCCCAGCGACCACAGCATCGGCGTCTCGAACGACAGGCTGCCGTGCCACATCGTGCCGATCCAGTTGAAGAACTTCACTCCGGTGGGGATGGCGATGAGGAACGACATCAGCGAGAAGAACGGCAGCAGCACCCCGCCGGTGGCGAACATGTGGTGCGCCCACACGGTGGCCGACAGCATGGTGATCGCGATGGTCGCGCCCACCATGCCGACGTATCCGAACACCGGTTTTCGGCTGAAGACGGGGATGATCTCCGTGACGACGCCGAAGAACGGCAGCGCCACGATGTAGACCTCCGGATGGCCGAAGAACCAGAACAGGTGCTGCCAGAGCAGGGCGCCGCCGGTGGCCGAGTCGTAGATGTGGGCGCCGAACTCACGGTCGATCACCAGGGCGAGCAGGGCGGCGGTGAGCACCGGGAAGGCCAGCAGCGCCAGGATCGAGGTGAACAGGATGTTCCAGGTGAAGATCGGCATCCGGAACATCGTCATGCCGGGGGCCCGCAGACACAGGATCGTGGCGATGAAGTTGACCGAGCCCAGCGTGGTGCTCAGCCCCGCCACCACCAGACCCATCGCCCACAGCGACCCGCCCGCCCCGGGGCTCTCCACGGCGCTGTTCAGCGGCGCGTAGGCGAACCAGCCGAAGGGCGCCGCGCCCTCGGAGGTGAGGAAGCCGGAGAGCACGGTCAGACCGCCGAACAGGAACAGCCAGTACGTCAGCGCGTTGAGCCGGGGGAAGGCGACGTCGGGGGCGCCGATCTGCAGCGGCATGATCGCGTTGGCGAGCCCGGCGAACGTGGGCGTCGCGAACAGCAGCATCATGATGGTGCCGTGGATCGTGAAGAGCTGGTTGTACTGGTGCTCGGTCACGATCTGCAGCCCGGGCCGGGCCAGTTCGGCGCGCATCAGCATCGCCAGCAGACCGGCGAGCAGGAAGAAGGAGAACGACGTGACCAGGTACAGGTTGCCGATCTTCTTGTGATCGGTGGTGGTGAGATAGTCCCGGACCCGCTCACCCACCGAGATCCGGGGATTCTGGTCCGCCTCCACCGGCTTGGCCGGCCCGGGGTGAGTCTGCGACATGTACG
The DNA window shown above is from Streptomyces sp. NBC_00670 and carries:
- a CDS encoding hemerythrin domain-containing protein, producing MGGHGGIIEELTADHREVQRLFDRIRSAPPGSAERKTLVERAGIVLVRHAVAEKEYLYPAVRRHVLDGDEWAERELAGHREVAGILAGLEEREAADEEFGRLLLPLVTEVTRHVVEVEQRLFPRLEAMCPPEELRELGGRVREVEARAPTRPRVGAPSSAPLVKVAARVWGPWDRVRDVLTRRGRG
- the qcrB gene encoding cytochrome bc1 complex cytochrome b subunit; the encoded protein is MLLGRRRARAEARARQGAFRTYVVVDRRTPVSELAGQLLRKAFPDHWSFLLGEIALYSFVLLVITGTFLTLFFDPSLAEVPYRGSYEPLQGLLVSKAYESTLHISFDVRGGLLIRQMHHWAALVFVAAIGVHMLRIFFTGAFRRPRETNWLVGVTLFLLALLEGFCGYSLPDDLLSGTGLRTAYSIVQSIPVVGTYLAFFLWGGQYPGEAIDRRLYIVHVLFVPGLIAALVVLHLIMVVYLKHTQWPGKGKTNRNVVGKPLFPVYTAKSIGLNFMVFGLITGMSAVAQINPIWTYGPFRADQVSTDAQPDWYVGFLEGALRLMPGVEWNVAGHTFMWNVFLPAVVLPALLFLVLYLYPFFERWVTGDMVEHHLCDRPRDRPVRTGLGVAAVVGYAVLLMAGGNDVIATEFRISVNLLTWIFRALLFIGPVVAFMVTRRVCLALQRHERQLLEEGEETGQVQQDVAGGMSETHEPLESEERYRLLVREIPLPLEKPGPGAPLRERLRAALSTWYYKDRVELPTTDEERLQIAGRTADPVAGGPGGED
- a CDS encoding PepSY domain-containing protein yields the protein MQRSPRSRAARRRGPGGLLALLIAGVTLTGCTDYRLAPPTEVLAQVEFPYDEAFTKARAEVPDSEPYSMSLRGTDEPVPVWYGRVATSDGTVHEVRMDATQGRVLGEEVPAGQSAAAKSRVAGLLAHAELLPSEAVAKIKEPYFGKVTQIELTDGKNDATVWQITVAEIHQDDLSTYQVDAVTGEVLTSEKGGPAATPTVAPPSTPLPTLPPVSPPELPTAPPSTPAPDRPSP
- a CDS encoding amidohydrolase family protein, producing the protein MIIDCHGHYTTAPPALEAWRGRQVASLADPAVPAPVAADLRISDDELRETIESNQLRLMDERGIDLTVFSPRASFMAHHIGDFATSSQWAAICNELCHRVSTLYPERFAPAAMLPQSPGVDPATCVPELTRCVEEYGAVALNLNPDPSGGHWTAPPLTDRSWYPLYEKMAEYDIPAMIHVSTSVNPAFHTTGAHYLNADTTAFMQLVQGDLFKDFPTLKLIIPHGGGAVPYHWGRFRGLAMALGKPELEEHVLNNVFFDTCVYHQPGIDLLLDVVPTKNILFASEMIGAVRSVDPCTGFNFDDTRRYTEAAKLPAEDLAAVQEHNARTVYPRLDALLRRQGR
- the ctaD gene encoding aa3-type cytochrome oxidase subunit I, which codes for MSQTHPGPAKPVEADQNPRISVGERVRDYLTTTDHKKIGNLYLVTSFSFFLLAGLLAMLMRAELARPGLQIVTEHQYNQLFTIHGTIMMLLFATPTFAGLANAIMPLQIGAPDVAFPRLNALTYWLFLFGGLTVLSGFLTSEGAAPFGWFAYAPLNSAVESPGAGGSLWAMGLVVAGLSTTLGSVNFIATILCLRAPGMTMFRMPIFTWNILFTSILALLAFPVLTAALLALVIDREFGAHIYDSATGGALLWQHLFWFFGHPEVYIVALPFFGVVTEIIPVFSRKPVFGYVGMVGATIAITMLSATVWAHHMFATGGVLLPFFSLMSFLIAIPTGVKFFNWIGTMWHGSLSFETPMLWSLGFLVTFLLGGLSGVLVASPALDFHLTDSYFVVAHLHYVLFGTIVFSLFGGLYFWWPKLTGKMLDERLGKIHFWTLFVGFQMTFLVQHWLGEMGMPRRYADYLAADGFTDLNTISSIGAFLLGLSTLPFLYNVWKTAQYAPKVEVDDPWGYGRSLEWATSCPPPRHNFDAIPRVRSDSPAFDLHHPEFKRYLNPEARGEVEPTPDTLKGQSK
- a CDS encoding SPW repeat protein, with product MGSHSDMSTHPEIAEMRARLERTGSSGRAIALEGLILMAGLYAAISPWVIHFSSTAPNLRTNNLIVGLAVALIALGLTLAPERMLRMAWVLVPLGVWLVISPWVVTVTHTASNGVIWSNVVTGAVTALLGLAAMGLTVGMNKRKQHHNR
- the ctaF gene encoding aa3-type cytochrome oxidase subunit IV, with translation MKHESYLFAGVSLFFLVTATAYGWFSREPAGTVALLVSCLMAAIIAFFSMVNYRRKGLRPEDRPDSEIRERGGPVDFFPPHSPYPVVTALGVTVLAIGVVYHAWLALLGVGIAGSGVFGLAFQYLGRDSA